From a region of the Triticum aestivum cultivar Chinese Spring chromosome 7D, IWGSC CS RefSeq v2.1, whole genome shotgun sequence genome:
- the LOC123166962 gene encoding putative HTLV-1-related endogenous sequence translates to MLKIMQGATSNPRCAMFSTARCSVLPVHPQPRVAVPVPRRRARALTAVSARPRRGGARRDRSWDDDGSGGSGDEDGIDESFFGDARDEEEDEPEEEEESPPPLGPGRRAAGSPESPGGQLRGSDVLRALQRAAAAKEAKKKSKRSAGAARPAARRQGKGGGAKAADEVVAGEARPIEIRREWAPRIRELELRVQQLLHKHQ, encoded by the coding sequence ATGCTGAAGATAATGCAGGGCGCCACCAGCAACCCTCGATGTGCGATGTTCTCCACCGCACGCTGCAGTGTCCTCCCCGTCCACCCACAGCCGCGCGTCGCCGTCCCCGTGCCACGCCGGCGCGCGCGGGCGCTTACCGCCGTCTCGGCGAGGCCGCGCCGCGGAGGCGCGCGCCGGGACCGCTCGTGGGACGACGACGGAAGCGGCGGGAGCGGCGACGAGGACGGCATCGACGAGAGCTTCTTCGGGGACGCGCgtgacgaggaggaagacgagccggaggaggaggaggagtcgccgCCGCCTTTGGGGCCGGGGCGACGGGCGGCCGGCTCGCCGGAGTCGCCCGGGGGGCAGCTGCGCGGGTCGGACGTGCTGCGGGCGCTGCAGCGGGCGGCCGCGGCGaaggaggccaagaagaagagcaagcggagtgcgggcgccgcgcggccggcggcgcggcggcaggggAAGGGCGGCGGCGCGAAGGCCGCGGATGAGGTCGTGGCGGGGGAGGCGAGGCCGATAGAGATAAGGCGCGAGTGGGCGCCGAGGATCCGGGAGCTGGAGCTCAGGGTGCAGCAGCTCCTCCACAAACACCAGTAG
- the LOC123166960 gene encoding magnesium protoporphyrin IX methyltransferase, chloroplastic has protein sequence MARAAVSTAPLSRLHSPTPSIPCHSVSSQLRIHQQRKPLTVASALPEVADLPGLSLPAAAAAAAALAAAVSLSDPERRRKAQAEAVGGGDKEAVRAYFNSTGFERWRRIYDPATDDVNRVQLDIREGHAQTVAATLAMLRDAPDVPLSGATVCDAGCGTGSLSIPLASAGASVLASDISAAMVSEAQRQAQAAASSSPGFRMPRFEVRDLESLEGRYDVVVCLDVLIHYPREEAQKMIRHLASLAGKRLVISFAPKTLYFDVLKRVGELFPGPSKATRAYLHSEKDIEEALRAAGWRVKNKGFISTQFYFAKLYEAVPVAAGSS, from the coding sequence ATGGcgcgcgccgccgtctccaccgcgccgCTCTCCCGCCTCCACTCCCCCACGCCCTCCATTCCGTGCCACTCTGTGTCCTCGCAGCTCCGCATTCACCAGCAGCGCAAGCCCCTCACCGTCGCCTCGGCGCTGCCGGAGGTCGCGGACCTGCCGGGGCTCTCCCTGCCcgccgcggcggccgcggccgcggccctGGCTGCCGCGGTGTCCCTCTCCGACCCGGAGCGCCGGCGCAAGGCGCAGGCGGAGGCGGTGGGCGGCGGGGACAAGGAGGCGGTGCGCGCCTACTTCAACTCCACGGGCTTCGAGCGGTGGCGCAGGATCTACGACCCGGCCACGGACGACGTGAACCGCGTGCAGCTGGACATCCGGGAGGGCCACGCGCAGACGGTGGCCGCCACGCTGGCCATGCTGCGGGACGCCCCGGACGTGCCCCTGTCCGGCGCCACGGTGTGCGACGCCGGGTGCGGGACCGGGTCGCTCTCCATCCCGCTGGCCTCCGCGGGGGCCTCCGTGCTCGCGTCCGACATCTCCGCCGCCATGGTCTCGGAGGCGCAGCGGCAGGCGCAGGCGGCCGCGTCGTCGTCGCCGGGGTTCCGCATGCCGCGGTTCGAGGTGCGGGACCTGGAGAGCCTGGAGGGGCGGTACGACGTGGTGGTGTGCCTGGACGTGCTCATCCACTACCCGCGGGAGGAGGCGCAGAAGATGATCCGCCACCTCGCCTCCCTCGCCGGGAAGCGGCTGGTCATCAGCTTCGCGCCCAAGACGCTCTACTTCGACGTGCTGAAGCGCGTCGGCGAGCTGTTCCCCGGCCCGTCCAAGGCCACGCGCGCCTACCTCCACTCCGAGAAGGACATCGAGGAGGCGCTCCGCGCCGCCGGCTGGCGCGTCAAGAACAAGGGCTTCATCTCCACCCAGTTCtacttcgccaagctctacgaggccgtccccgtcgccgccggctCGTCGTAG